A window of the Roseovarius sp. S88 genome harbors these coding sequences:
- a CDS encoding L-2-amino-thiazoline-4-carboxylic acid hydrolase, which yields MEDEKAKALLVQAIKDRGTIYLEVFRELSDRFDQATAIEVMRAASGAVGRKVGQSLSHLAPDDFEGMAAIWACALDCKLAYAADLRRLDDTGFEVKMMACPLKQSWVEAGCSEDEICTLLHCASAYDEAALEAAGFDFDLELWAPGKEGCCRTVVREKG from the coding sequence ATGGAGGACGAAAAGGCCAAAGCGCTTTTGGTGCAGGCTATCAAAGATCGCGGGACAATATATCTCGAGGTCTTTCGCGAGTTGTCAGACCGCTTTGATCAGGCCACTGCCATTGAAGTGATGCGTGCCGCGAGTGGGGCGGTGGGGCGCAAAGTGGGTCAAAGCCTGTCGCATCTTGCTCCGGATGATTTTGAAGGCATGGCTGCGATTTGGGCCTGTGCGCTGGATTGCAAACTGGCCTATGCGGCGGACCTGAGGCGATTGGACGACACCGGATTTGAGGTCAAGATGATGGCCTGTCCGCTCAAACAATCCTGGGTCGAGGCAGGGTGCAGCGAGGACGAGATTTGCACGCTTTTGCACTGTGCCTCGGCCTATGATGAGGCCGCTTTGGAGGCCGCCGGGTTCGACTTTGACCTGGAACTCTGGGCGCCGGGCAAGGAGGGGTGTTGCCGCACAGTGGTGCGGGAGAAAGGGTGA
- a CDS encoding copper resistance CopC family protein, giving the protein MRWFFYTTVLLAWTGLAAAHSKMDETMPADGATLDAVPQELVLRFEQAIRLVTVKITHADEHSEPLKLDEQTEFDTEFKLPMSSMGTGRYEVEWRGLGEDGHIMTGRFGFDVQ; this is encoded by the coding sequence ATGCGATGGTTTTTCTACACAACTGTGCTGCTTGCTTGGACCGGTTTGGCGGCTGCACATTCCAAGATGGACGAAACCATGCCAGCCGATGGGGCGACGCTTGATGCGGTGCCGCAAGAACTCGTTTTGCGGTTTGAACAGGCGATCCGTTTGGTCACAGTCAAGATAACCCACGCGGATGAGCATTCCGAGCCGTTGAAATTGGATGAGCAGACAGAGTTCGACACGGAGTTCAAGCTGCCGATGTCCTCGATGGGCACGGGCCGGTACGAGGTTGAATGGCGCGGTCTCGGCGAAGATGGGCATATCATGACAGGCCGGTTCGGCTTTGATGTCCAATAG
- a CDS encoding RidA family protein — protein MTIRFNTPANWPTRGRPYHHGVVQPVGCTLHITGQVAWDSVENIVGAGDCEAQAHQCFDNVEAVLSAVGGRMDDIVSLTVFYVDPADVPTIQKVRADRLDAAHGPVSILIQCAGLVDPEFLVEVIPVAVIPEDRFQDPRA, from the coding sequence ATGACCATCAGATTTAACACGCCTGCAAACTGGCCCACACGCGGGCGGCCCTATCACCACGGGGTTGTGCAGCCTGTGGGCTGCACACTCCACATCACAGGCCAAGTCGCTTGGGACAGTGTCGAAAACATAGTGGGTGCGGGGGATTGTGAGGCGCAGGCGCACCAGTGTTTTGACAATGTCGAAGCCGTTCTTTCGGCCGTTGGGGGCCGCATGGACGACATCGTTTCGCTGACAGTCTTTTACGTGGACCCCGCTGACGTCCCCACCATCCAAAAGGTACGCGCAGACCGGCTTGATGCCGCGCATGGGCCGGTCAGCATTCTGATTCAGTGCGCCGGGCTGGTTGATCCGGAGTTCCTAGTGGAAGTGATCCCCGTCGCCGTCATCCCGGAGGATCGATTTCAGGATCCAAGAGCGTAG
- a CDS encoding LysR family transcriptional regulator encodes MTYRFPSLNGLKAFEAAARHLSFKAAAGELGVTPGAVSQQVKRLEASLGISLFRRLPQGLLLTREGAAYLPSISEAFDTLTDATEKIAPALNGRKLSVGISKTLIPHIPANWHRQSDALSAYVRDTCVSDDVELIWSNALDALLLDFPTQHGGLSEQSVSCGARYGGQTIYFVTRPGLAKCRQSRAMLEELTA; translated from the coding sequence ATGACCTATCGCTTTCCCTCTTTGAACGGCCTCAAAGCGTTTGAAGCCGCCGCCCGGCATCTGAGTTTCAAGGCTGCCGCTGGGGAGCTTGGCGTCACACCGGGTGCTGTCAGCCAACAGGTCAAACGGCTCGAAGCATCCCTCGGAATTTCGCTCTTTCGGCGTTTGCCTCAGGGGTTGCTTCTGACCCGCGAGGGTGCAGCCTATCTGCCGAGCATCTCAGAGGCGTTTGACACTCTCACAGACGCCACGGAAAAGATCGCACCTGCCCTGAACGGCCGGAAACTGAGCGTTGGCATCTCAAAGACCCTGATCCCGCACATTCCTGCCAACTGGCATCGCCAATCCGACGCGTTGTCGGCTTATGTGCGCGATACATGCGTGTCAGACGATGTCGAGCTGATCTGGTCAAATGCGCTGGATGCTTTGCTGCTCGACTTTCCTACGCAACATGGGGGGCTGTCTGAACAATCTGTCTCGTGCGGCGCACGGTATGGTGGGCAGACGATCTACTTCGTGACACGTCCCGGTCTGGCCAAGTGTCGCCAATCCCGTGCGATGCTCGAAGAGTTGACAGCCTGA
- a CDS encoding phosphodiesterase produces MKKLLVFTDIHIVPQGETIIGLDPLERFAQGLQHALSNHPDAERIVITGDLTHHGTQEEYMRLHDALSDCPLPVSLTLGNHDRRSAFLDVFQGVPVTDTGFVQESIDLDETRLVLLDTLDEDADNLHGGRLCEDRLQWMDQEIASADGRRVILGLHHPPVLTGFPGMDSIGLANRSELAARLAQHGSVVQILAGHIHRTIHGNLTVNETRNIPVFMFKSTCHQMPMHLTTDDHHISVDEPGAYGIVLNSEDGILVHTEDFTL; encoded by the coding sequence ATGAAAAAGCTCTTGGTTTTTACCGATATTCACATCGTGCCGCAGGGCGAGACGATTATCGGACTCGATCCTCTGGAACGCTTTGCGCAAGGTCTGCAGCATGCGCTTAGCAACCACCCGGATGCAGAGCGTATCGTGATTACCGGAGATTTAACGCATCATGGCACTCAGGAAGAATACATGCGATTGCATGATGCTCTTTCCGACTGCCCTCTCCCGGTCAGCCTGACATTGGGCAACCATGACAGGCGCAGTGCTTTTCTTGATGTTTTTCAGGGTGTTCCCGTAACGGACACAGGGTTTGTGCAAGAGAGTATTGATCTCGATGAGACACGACTGGTCCTTCTGGATACCTTGGACGAGGACGCCGACAATCTGCATGGCGGGCGGCTTTGCGAAGATCGGCTTCAATGGATGGACCAAGAGATCGCCAGTGCCGACGGTCGTCGTGTGATCCTGGGGCTGCACCATCCTCCCGTTCTGACGGGATTTCCCGGCATGGACAGTATTGGGCTGGCCAACCGGTCTGAGCTGGCCGCGCGCCTGGCACAGCATGGCTCCGTTGTGCAAATCCTGGCCGGGCATATTCACCGCACGATCCACGGAAACCTCACCGTCAATGAGACCCGCAACATCCCGGTTTTCATGTTCAAAAGCACCTGTCATCAAATGCCAATGCACCTTACGACAGATGATCACCACATTTCGGTAGATGAACCAGGGGCCTACGGTATTGTACTCAACTCTGAGGACGGGATCTTGGTGCACACCGAAGATTTTACCCTTTGA
- a CDS encoding ATP-dependent helicase, whose product MSSFDESEAFETASLSARAMAARPMPYLDDLNPAQREAVETLEGPVLMLAGAGTGKTKALTTRMVHLLNTGTARPNEILAVTFTNKAAREMKNRVGRMMGEAVEGMPWLGTFHSICVKLLRRHAELVELKSNFTILDADDQLRLLKQLVAAANIDDKRWPARQLAGIIDQWKNRAWTPENVPASEASAYDGKGVVLYAQYQTRLIELNAVDFGDLLLHMVTIFQTHDDVLAQYRRWFRYILVDEYQDTNVAQYLWLRLLAGGHKNICCVGDDDQSIYGWRGAEVGNILRFEKDFPGAHVVRLEQNYRSTPHILAAASGVIAENKDRLGKELWTEARGGKKVGLMGLWDGEEEARWVGEQIEDAQAGLGRFKYRENPRSITIEQEAERLAKGGVVSKNVEGDIHQVNLQRAEALSPTGKDNLPLPKTYNLDEIAILVRASHQMRAFEDRFLTIGLPYRVIGGPRFYERMEIRDAMAYFRLVVSPADDLAFERIVNTPKRGLGDKAQQKIQMTARQNGVSLLEGAAILLDEKGIGGKGATELAKLIDGLRRWGRLVGDQKLSHIELAEMVLDESGYTEMWQNDKTPEAPGRLENLKELVSSLEKFENLQGFLEHVSLVMENDAGQDGEKISIMTLHAAKGLEFPVVFLPGWEDGLFPSQRSMDESGQKGLEEERRLAYVGITRAEEICTISYASDRIIYGRRQPQYKSRFIDELPEEHIDDLTPPGIFGGGYGAVGMGDPFGSNIEDRAAEANVYNSPGWKRLQARAAERPLSQPKESRNMVIDAQAISAHTMGERVFHQKFGYGAIIGIEGDKLEIDFEKAGVKHVVARFVSGADDIPF is encoded by the coding sequence ATGAGCAGTTTTGACGAATCCGAGGCGTTTGAAACGGCCTCTCTTTCGGCGCGGGCGATGGCCGCGCGACCGATGCCATATCTCGATGACCTCAATCCGGCCCAGCGTGAGGCGGTGGAAACGCTGGAGGGGCCGGTGCTGATGCTGGCCGGGGCAGGGACGGGCAAGACCAAGGCGCTGACCACGCGGATGGTGCATCTGCTGAACACAGGGACGGCGCGGCCTAACGAGATTTTGGCCGTCACCTTCACCAACAAAGCCGCGCGAGAGATGAAGAACCGCGTGGGCCGGATGATGGGCGAGGCGGTGGAAGGCATGCCGTGGCTGGGCACGTTTCACTCGATTTGTGTCAAGCTGCTTCGCCGACATGCCGAACTTGTGGAACTGAAATCAAACTTCACGATTCTCGACGCCGATGACCAATTGCGCCTGCTCAAGCAACTCGTCGCGGCGGCCAATATCGACGACAAACGCTGGCCCGCGCGGCAGCTGGCCGGGATCATTGACCAATGGAAGAACCGGGCCTGGACGCCGGAGAATGTGCCCGCCTCAGAGGCCAGCGCCTATGACGGCAAGGGTGTTGTGCTATATGCCCAGTACCAGACCCGCCTGATTGAGCTAAACGCCGTGGATTTCGGCGATCTGCTGCTTCACATGGTCACGATTTTCCAGACCCATGACGATGTGCTCGCGCAATACCGCCGCTGGTTCCGCTATATCCTCGTAGACGAATATCAGGACACCAACGTGGCGCAGTATCTGTGGCTGCGGCTCTTGGCGGGGGGGCACAAAAATATCTGCTGCGTCGGCGATGATGACCAGTCGATCTATGGCTGGCGCGGGGCGGAGGTGGGCAATATCCTGCGGTTTGAAAAGGATTTTCCGGGCGCACATGTGGTGCGGCTGGAGCAGAATTATCGTTCAACCCCGCATATCCTTGCTGCGGCGTCGGGTGTGATTGCGGAGAACAAAGATCGGCTAGGCAAGGAGCTTTGGACTGAAGCAAGAGGTGGAAAGAAAGTTGGCCTAATGGGTCTCTGGGATGGTGAAGAGGAGGCGAGGTGGGTCGGAGAACAAATTGAAGACGCTCAGGCTGGCCTTGGTCGTTTCAAGTATCGAGAAAATCCTAGATCAATCACCATAGAACAAGAGGCGGAACGCTTGGCGAAAGGTGGTGTGGTCTCAAAGAACGTGGAAGGCGATATTCACCAAGTAAATTTACAGCGCGCGGAAGCCTTAAGCCCTACTGGAAAGGACAACTTACCACTACCAAAAACCTATAATTTGGACGAAATCGCCATCCTCGTGCGCGCCAGCCACCAGATGCGCGCCTTCGAGGACCGGTTCCTCACCATCGGCTTGCCCTATCGCGTGATTGGCGGGCCGCGGTTCTATGAGCGGATGGAGATCCGCGATGCGATGGCTTATTTCCGGCTTGTGGTGTCGCCTGCGGATGATCTGGCCTTCGAGCGGATTGTGAACACCCCAAAGCGCGGCCTCGGTGACAAGGCGCAGCAGAAAATTCAGATGACGGCCCGGCAGAACGGGGTGTCTTTGCTGGAAGGCGCGGCGATCCTGCTCGATGAGAAGGGGATCGGTGGCAAGGGCGCGACCGAACTGGCCAAGCTGATCGATGGGCTGCGCCGGTGGGGGCGTCTGGTGGGCGACCAGAAGCTGAGCCATATCGAACTGGCCGAAATGGTGTTGGACGAGTCCGGCTATACAGAGATGTGGCAGAACGACAAAACGCCCGAAGCCCCCGGGCGGTTGGAGAATCTCAAGGAATTGGTATCGAGTTTGGAGAAATTTGAGAACCTCCAGGGCTTCCTCGAACACGTGAGTCTGGTTATGGAAAACGATGCGGGACAAGATGGCGAGAAGATCAGCATCATGACCCTACACGCGGCCAAGGGGTTGGAGTTTCCCGTCGTATTCCTACCCGGCTGGGAAGATGGTCTTTTCCCCTCGCAACGCAGTATGGATGAAAGCGGCCAAAAGGGTCTCGAAGAAGAGCGTCGTCTGGCTTACGTTGGCATCACAAGGGCGGAAGAGATTTGTACCATTTCCTACGCAAGTGACAGAATAATCTATGGCCGTCGGCAACCGCAGTATAAGTCGCGTTTTATCGATGAGCTGCCCGAAGAACATATTGACGACTTGACTCCGCCAGGTATCTTCGGAGGTGGCTATGGGGCAGTTGGGATGGGGGATCCCTTTGGCTCAAACATCGAAGACCGCGCGGCGGAGGCCAATGTTTACAATTCCCCGGGCTGGAAACGGCTTCAGGCGCGGGCGGCGGAACGGCCGCTCAGCCAGCCGAAGGAAAGCCGCAACATGGTCATCGACGCGCAGGCCATCAGCGCTCACACCATGGGAGAGCGCGTGTTTCATCAGAAATTCGGCTACGGCGCGATCATTGGGATCGAGGGCGACAAGCTGGAGATCGACTTTGAGAAAGCGGGCGTGAAGCACGTTGTCGCACGCTTTGTTTCAGGCGCGGATGACATTCCATTCTGA
- the pyc gene encoding pyruvate carboxylase: MAEFNKILIANRGEIAIRIMRAANEMGKRTVAVFAEEDKLGLHRFKADEAYRIGEGLGPVAAYLSIDEIIRVAKKSGADAIHPGYGLLSENPELVDACEANGITFIGPRAATMRALGDKASARKVAIEAGVPVIPATEVLGDDMDLIRKQADEIGYPMMLKASWGGGGRGMRPINSADELEEKVREGRREAEAAFGNGEGYLEKMIIRARHVEVQILGDTHGNMYHLFERDCSVQRRNQKVVERAPAPYLSDAQRAEICELGYKICKHVNYECAGTVEFLMDMDTGQFYFIEVNPRVQVEHTVTEEVTGIDIVQAQIKISEGKTLAEATRKQSQDEISLNGHAIQTRITTEDPQNNFIPDYGRITAFREATGMGIRLDGGTAYSGSVITRYYDSLLVKITAHAQTPQGAIARMDRALREFRIRGVSTNIAFVENLLKHPTFLSNEYTTKFIDTTPQLFEFEARRDRGTKVLTYIADITVNGHPEVEGRPLPRPDLALPRAPKPANTEISDGAKQILERDGAQAVADWMAAQKQLLITDTTMRDSHQSLLATRMRSIDMIEAAPNYAHDLPQLFSMECWGGATFDVAYRFLGECPWQRLRDLRKAMPNLLTQMLLRGSNGVGYTNYPDNVVKAFVERAADVGVDIFRVFDPLNWTENMRVSMDAVLESGKILEAAICYTGDILDPNRSKYDLKYYLDMAKELKAAGTHILCLKDMGGLMKPATASILFKALKEEVGLPIHFHTHDTAGTAIATIMAASEAGVDAVDCAMDALSGNTSQATLGSVVEALRHTDRDTGLDVGAIRQISNYWESVRDHYAAFESGMQSPASEVYLHEMPGGQFTNLKAQARSMGLEDRWHDIARTYAEVNHMFGDVIKVTPIAKTVGDLALMMVTQGLTCEDVLNPETEVSFPDSVITLMKGYVGQAHGGFPEAIVKKVLKGEEPITVRPGTLLEPADLKAEKAGVEEKLGVSIDEEDLMGYMMYPKVFTDYMERHVEYGPVRTLPTKTFFYGMETNEEITAEIDPGKTLEIRLVAVGETREDGQARVFFELNGQPRTIRVPDRRVKATVEARPKAEVGNANHLGAPMPGVVATVGINPGQSVSTGDLLLTIEAMKMETGLHAERDAVVKAVHVQAGSQIDAKDLLIEFE, translated from the coding sequence ATGGCCGAATTCAACAAAATCCTGATTGCCAACCGGGGCGAGATCGCCATCCGGATCATGCGGGCTGCCAACGAGATGGGCAAGCGCACGGTGGCCGTCTTTGCCGAAGAGGACAAGCTTGGCTTGCACCGGTTTAAAGCGGATGAGGCGTACCGGATTGGCGAGGGGCTGGGGCCTGTGGCGGCGTATCTGTCGATTGACGAGATCATCCGCGTGGCCAAGAAATCCGGCGCGGATGCGATCCACCCTGGCTATGGCCTTTTATCGGAAAACCCTGAACTGGTGGATGCCTGCGAGGCCAATGGCATCACCTTCATTGGTCCGCGCGCCGCAACGATGCGCGCCCTTGGAGACAAGGCGAGCGCCCGCAAAGTGGCGATTGAAGCTGGTGTGCCGGTGATCCCAGCGACTGAGGTTCTGGGCGATGACATGGACCTTATCCGCAAGCAGGCCGATGAAATCGGCTATCCGATGATGCTCAAGGCATCATGGGGCGGCGGTGGACGCGGCATGCGTCCCATCAATTCGGCCGATGAGCTTGAAGAAAAGGTGCGTGAAGGCCGCCGCGAAGCCGAGGCCGCCTTTGGCAATGGTGAAGGTTATCTGGAAAAGATGATCATCCGGGCGCGCCACGTCGAGGTGCAGATCCTCGGCGACACGCATGGCAATATGTACCACCTCTTTGAGCGCGACTGCTCGGTGCAGCGCCGCAACCAGAAGGTCGTGGAACGCGCCCCTGCCCCGTATCTCAGTGACGCACAGCGCGCCGAGATTTGCGAGCTGGGTTACAAGATCTGCAAGCACGTCAATTACGAATGCGCAGGCACCGTTGAGTTCCTGATGGATATGGACACTGGCCAGTTTTACTTCATCGAGGTGAACCCGCGTGTGCAGGTGGAACACACCGTCACCGAGGAAGTGACCGGCATCGACATCGTGCAGGCGCAGATCAAGATTTCAGAGGGTAAGACGCTGGCCGAGGCCACGCGCAAGCAAAGCCAGGACGAGATCAGCCTCAATGGCCACGCGATCCAGACCCGGATCACGACCGAGGATCCGCAAAACAACTTCATCCCCGATTACGGCCGGATCACCGCCTTCCGTGAAGCAACAGGCATGGGCATCCGGCTTGATGGCGGCACGGCCTATTCGGGCAGTGTGATCACGCGTTATTACGACTCGCTGCTGGTAAAAATCACGGCGCATGCGCAGACGCCTCAGGGGGCCATTGCAAGGATGGACCGAGCGCTGCGCGAGTTCCGTATTCGCGGGGTGTCGACGAACATCGCCTTTGTCGAGAACCTGCTGAAGCACCCGACCTTCCTGTCGAACGAATACACAACCAAGTTTATCGACACGACGCCACAGCTTTTTGAGTTCGAGGCGCGGCGCGACCGGGGCACCAAGGTTCTCACCTATATTGCCGACATCACGGTCAATGGGCACCCCGAAGTCGAAGGGCGCCCTCTGCCGCGCCCGGATCTGGCCCTGCCACGCGCACCGAAGCCTGCCAACACCGAGATTTCGGACGGGGCAAAGCAGATCCTTGAGCGGGATGGCGCACAGGCCGTGGCCGACTGGATGGCGGCGCAAAAGCAGCTTTTGATCACCGATACGACCATGCGCGACAGCCACCAGTCACTTTTGGCTACGCGCATGCGGTCGATTGATATGATCGAAGCCGCCCCCAACTATGCCCATGATTTACCACAGCTTTTCTCGATGGAATGCTGGGGCGGCGCGACCTTTGACGTTGCCTACCGTTTCCTCGGTGAATGTCCTTGGCAGCGGCTGCGCGATCTGCGCAAAGCCATGCCCAACCTGCTCACGCAGATGCTTTTGCGTGGTTCCAATGGAGTCGGGTACACCAACTATCCTGACAATGTCGTCAAAGCCTTTGTCGAGCGCGCTGCCGATGTCGGCGTCGACATTTTCCGCGTTTTCGATCCGCTCAACTGGACCGAAAACATGCGCGTGTCGATGGATGCGGTGCTCGAGTCGGGCAAAATCCTAGAGGCGGCGATTTGCTACACCGGCGATATCCTCGATCCTAACCGGTCAAAATATGACCTGAAATACTACCTCGACATGGCCAAGGAACTGAAGGCGGCAGGCACGCATATCCTGTGCCTGAAGGACATGGGCGGTTTGATGAAACCGGCCACTGCGTCAATCCTTTTCAAGGCGTTGAAGGAAGAGGTGGGCCTGCCTATTCACTTCCACACACATGACACAGCAGGCACCGCGATTGCCACCATCATGGCCGCCTCTGAGGCTGGCGTTGATGCGGTGGATTGCGCAATGGACGCGCTTTCGGGCAACACCTCTCAGGCTACGCTTGGATCGGTGGTCGAGGCCCTGCGCCATACGGACCGGGATACCGGGCTTGATGTGGGCGCGATCCGGCAAATTTCGAACTACTGGGAATCGGTGCGCGACCACTACGCGGCGTTCGAGTCCGGCATGCAGTCACCCGCCTCTGAGGTCTATCTGCACGAGATGCCGGGCGGTCAGTTTACCAATCTGAAAGCACAAGCGCGTTCCATGGGTCTTGAGGATCGCTGGCACGACATCGCACGCACCTATGCCGAGGTGAATCATATGTTTGGCGATGTGATCAAAGTCACCCCGATTGCCAAAACTGTGGGTGATTTGGCGCTGATGATGGTCACCCAAGGCCTCACTTGCGAGGACGTGCTGAACCCCGAGACCGAGGTCAGTTTCCCCGATAGTGTGATCACCTTGATGAAGGGTTATGTAGGGCAGGCACATGGCGGCTTCCCCGAGGCTATCGTCAAAAAGGTGCTCAAGGGTGAGGAGCCGATCACCGTGCGCCCCGGAACCTTGCTTGAGCCTGCGGATCTCAAAGCCGAGAAAGCCGGGGTTGAGGAAAAACTGGGCGTGAGCATCGATGAGGAAGACCTGATGGGCTACATGATGTACCCCAAGGTCTTCACCGATTACATGGAGCGCCATGTCGAATATGGCCCCGTGCGGACCTTGCCCACAAAAACCTTCTTCTATGGCATGGAAACCAATGAAGAGATCACCGCCGAGATTGATCCGGGCAAAACGCTGGAAATCCGACTTGTGGCGGTGGGCGAGACCCGGGAAGACGGCCAGGCACGTGTCTTCTTTGAGCTGAATGGCCAGCCGCGCACCATCCGCGTGCCGGATCGTCGGGTGAAAGCCACTGTTGAGGCGCGGCCAAAGGCCGAAGTGGGCAATGCTAATCATCTCGGCGCGCCGATGCCAGGGGTTGTGGCGACCGTGGGGATCAATCCGGGCCAGTCGGTCAGCACAGGCGACCTGCTCCTAACCATCGAGGCCATGAAAATGGAAACAGGCCTGCATGCCGAACGCGATGCCGTGGTTAAGGCCGTGCACGTGCAGGCGGGTAGTCAGATCGACGCCAAGGATTTGCTGATCGAATTTGAATGA
- a CDS encoding alpha-hydroxy acid oxidase has translation MSLDARYPALADLRAKARWRVPYFVWEYLDSGTGVEATTRRNRSKLDEVMLMPSILHGEPEVSTGIEFLGQSFDLPVGIAPVGMSGLIWPGAEQKLARAAAKANIPYTLSTVASQTPEDVSPALGEHAWFQMYPPRDPEIRADMLKRAKAAGFSTLVLTVDVPVGSRRERQVRSGLTQPPKITPRILSQIALCPTWAMGMASRGMPRMRLIDDYTPATKGLPSNKHAGYLLRTSPNWDYLRWLRENWEGPLLVKGVLDPAEVPKLEAEGIDAIWISNHAGRQFDAAPATIEMLPAIRMATKLPIILDGGVEGGLDILRALALGADMVMMGRAWHYALAALGETGPDHLVHILKSDLEANMGQLGISSPLEAHTRLHTSG, from the coding sequence ATGTCACTCGACGCCCGATACCCCGCCCTCGCAGACCTGCGTGCAAAAGCACGTTGGCGTGTTCCCTATTTTGTCTGGGAGTATCTCGATAGTGGCACGGGTGTTGAGGCCACGACCCGGCGTAATCGCTCCAAGCTGGATGAGGTCATGCTGATGCCCTCGATCTTACACGGGGAGCCAGAGGTGTCTACGGGCATCGAGTTTCTTGGTCAAAGCTTTGATTTACCCGTGGGAATTGCGCCTGTTGGCATGTCTGGCTTGATCTGGCCAGGGGCGGAGCAAAAGCTGGCGCGTGCCGCGGCCAAGGCCAATATCCCGTACACTTTATCTACTGTGGCCAGTCAAACCCCCGAAGATGTCTCACCGGCATTGGGTGAGCATGCCTGGTTTCAGATGTACCCGCCGCGCGATCCCGAAATCCGCGCCGATATGCTCAAACGCGCCAAGGCTGCCGGGTTTTCGACGCTTGTCCTCACCGTGGACGTGCCCGTGGGCAGCCGCCGGGAACGCCAAGTGCGCTCGGGCCTTACGCAACCCCCCAAGATCACGCCGCGTATCCTGTCGCAGATTGCCCTCTGCCCTACCTGGGCCATGGGCATGGCGAGCCGAGGCATGCCGCGGATGCGGCTGATTGACGATTATACCCCTGCAACCAAAGGGTTACCGTCGAACAAACATGCAGGTTACCTGCTGCGCACCTCCCCCAACTGGGACTATCTGCGCTGGCTGCGTGAGAATTGGGAGGGGCCGCTTTTGGTCAAAGGCGTGCTGGATCCAGCCGAAGTGCCCAAGCTGGAAGCCGAAGGAATTGATGCAATCTGGATCTCAAATCACGCCGGGCGACAGTTTGACGCCGCCCCGGCCACGATTGAGATGCTTCCAGCCATACGCATGGCCACCAAACTGCCGATCATCTTGGATGGCGGTGTGGAAGGCGGGCTGGATATCCTGCGCGCCCTCGCCTTGGGCGCGGATATGGTGATGATGGGTCGGGCCTGGCACTATGCCCTGGCTGCTTTGGGTGAAACAGGCCCCGATCACCTCGTCCATATTCTCAAATCCGACCTTGAGGCCAATATGGGTCAACTCGGTATCTCATCACCGCTTGAGGCCCATACACGGCTTCATACATCCGGGTAG
- a CDS encoding YegJ family protein, translating into MTRFLASIACAAFLPLAALAGDDVVQFGQQDAEMQSAIAEARISLPQFLANTQGADGQSIEGAGLKVEFNAESEQSEVIWIVPFAPRGDGFVGILANEPTSMPGQHAGDMVEFSEAQIADWTYSADGKLFGNYTTRVMLPHLDDATKTQLSQILSENPVPEGW; encoded by the coding sequence ATGACACGTTTTCTCGCCAGCATCGCATGCGCGGCATTTCTTCCTCTTGCGGCTTTGGCCGGAGATGATGTTGTACAATTCGGCCAGCAGGACGCCGAGATGCAGTCTGCCATCGCCGAAGCACGCATATCCTTGCCGCAGTTTCTGGCAAATACCCAAGGCGCGGACGGGCAATCCATAGAGGGCGCTGGCCTGAAGGTGGAATTCAACGCCGAGAGCGAGCAATCCGAAGTGATCTGGATCGTGCCCTTCGCGCCGCGCGGCGACGGTTTCGTTGGCATTCTGGCCAATGAGCCCACAAGCATGCCCGGTCAGCATGCTGGCGACATGGTGGAATTTTCTGAGGCGCAGATCGCGGATTGGACGTATAGCGCAGATGGCAAACTCTTTGGCAACTATACCACCCGTGTGATGCTGCCGCATCTGGATGACGCCACCAAAACACAGCTCTCGCAAATCCTGTCGGAAAATCCAGTCCCTGAAGGCTGGTAA